A section of the Oryza sativa Japonica Group chromosome 1, ASM3414082v1 genome encodes:
- the LOC9269304 gene encoding uncharacterized protein codes for MTTPSIGAMRYEMEKYVPVLLSFAMQVVLFFAGRFHVHITDKFTRVLISSTYLGADIIAIYALGGLSRQEGNPQSIAFFWAPFLLIHLGGQDTITAFKMEDKNAWLTRSGKLLFYAVLAVFVFFNSIGRHKELLLAGIFMFATGFIKYFTRSWSLKWGSFESIENSTIRHMYEIQLPEASNGSNMTYYDYVLTALNSMLQIHDIFAARSLRSTANSESEDEEIVESEEAARSVREDEEAVELEKATRSVDIDQEIVEQKEYKILIKDDEVVEPKENKISTENDEAIQSTGNNTPIEGDEEVQLEGDEISIENRKAELEKIIIETIIKPELSLVQLQLGMMYDDLYTKALLLRKKGGIALRFIAISTSIVAFALFLSTEKRRYSKVDIAVTMSLFIGELLLEVCAVLIFMMSPWTWAWLKVRKYNWLACFSWYLFSSRIGWPENRPRWSNSMGQYNCVNRLVGISPPTSCTPKIMTYLRNIANKVGAKEISWINKLIHTGYVKTDRDTMERVVFGLYGLMNEVDGQDTEYLEWRYVGSFLEQIQDVLTADFGTALLMMHMVTEVFLRQYPGNHSLVDVCRKLSNYMIYLLVNHPSMLPLNTSAISSIKTAERMFQRRTNDISDVEHYKNIHDSLLVGDQPEGDGVLDELVEMWVRVLLYSAGKSRAELHVEQLASGGELITFAWLLMAKNDCGDSRMKRIQITNFSPRDESDDCYDLPMKEGHAFHIVHRSEVDIQRD; via the coding sequence GTGCTATGAGATACGAAATGGAGAAATATGTGCCTGTGCTCTTGAGCTTCGCAATGCAAGTGGTCCTATTCTTTGCGGGTAGATTTCACGTGCACATCACTGACAAGTTCACCAGGGTCTTAATCTCATCAACTTATCTAGGGGCAGATATCATAGCAATCTATGCCCTCGGTGGCCTCTCACGACAAGAGGGTAACCCCCAATCAATTGCTTTCTTTTGGGCGCCATTTCTTCTTATTCATCTTGGTGGGCAGGACACGATTACTGCTTTTAAAATGGAGGACAAGAATGCATGGTTGACACGTTCAGGGAAACTTCTGTTCTATGCTGTTCTGgctgtttttgttttcttcaattCTATTGGAAGACACAAGGAGCTTCTACTTGCAGGAATATTTATGTTTGCTACTGGATTTATCAAGTATTTCACTAGGTCATGGTCTCTCAAGTGGGGGAGCTTTGAAAGCATTGAGAACTCCACTATTCGACACATGTATGAGATACAATTGCCAGAAGCGAGCAACGGGTCGAATATGACCTATTACGATTATGTTCTCACTGCTTTAAATTCCATGTTACAAATCCATGATATCTTTGCTGCACGCAGTCTCAGGTCTACTGCTAACTCTGAgagtgaagatgaagaaatagtagaatCGGAAGAAGCTGCTAGATCCGTGAGAGAAGATGAAGAAGCAGTAGAATTGGAGAAAGCCACTAGGTCTGTGGATATAGATCAAGAAATAGTAGAGCAGAAggaatataaaatattaattaaagaTGATGAAGTAGTAGAACcgaaggaaaataaaatctcaACTGAGAATGATGAAGCTATACAATCCACAGGAAATAACACACCAATTGAAGGTGATGAAGAAGTACAATTGGAGGGAGATGAAATATCAATCGAAAATAGAAAAGCAGAATTGGAGAAAATTATAATTGAAACTATAATAAAGCCCGAATTAAGTTTGGTGCAGCTTCAGCTCGGCATGATGTATGATGACCTCTACACAAAGGCACTTCTTCTTAGAAAAAAGGGAGGTATTGCACTTCGATTCATTGCTATATCTACCTCAATTGTTGCTTTTGCCCTCTTTCTTTCAACAGAGAAACGGCGGTATAGTAAAGTTGATATTGCGGTCACCATGTCACTATTCATTGGAGAACTTCTCCTTGAAGTTTGCGCAGTGCTTATTTTCATGATGTCTCCATGGACGTGGGCATGGTTGAAGGTTCGAAAGTACAACTGGCTTGCCTGTTTTTCATGGTATCTTTTTTCCAGTCGCATTGGATGGCCAGAGAATAGGCCACGGTGGTCTAATTCAATGGGACAGTACAATTGCGTGAACAGGTTGGTAGGCATCAGCCCGCCAACATCATGCACACCCAAAATTATGACCTATTTGAGAAACATAGCAAACAAAGTTGGTGCTAAGGAGATATCTTGGATAAACAAGCTGATACACACTGGGTATGTCAAGACGGATAGAGATACTATGGAACGAGTTGTGTTTGGCCTTTATGGCTTAATGAATGAAGTCGATGGTCAGGATACAGAATACCTAGAATGGAGATATGTTGGCTCATTCCTGGAACAGATACAAGATGTTCTCACCGCAGACTTTGGTACTGCTCTTCTCATGATGCATATGGTCACAGAGGTTTTCCTCAGGCAATACCCTGGGAATCATTCCTTGGTGGATGTCTGCAGAAAACTGTCAAactatatgatatatcttttgGTTAACCACCCTTCCATGCTTCCACTCAATACCAGTGCAATATCCTCGATTAAAACTGCGGAACGTATGTTCCAGAGGAGGACTAATGACATCTCTGATGTTGAGCATTACAAAAATATCCATGACTCGTTACTAGTGGGTGACCAGCCTGAAGGAGATGGGGTACTTGACGAGCTGGTCGAAATGTGGGTGAGAGTCCTCCTCTATTCCGCCGGCAAGTCAAGGGCGGAGCTTCACGTGGAACAACTGGCCAGTGGAGGGGAGCTCATCACCTTTGCTTGGTTACTCATGGCCAAAAATGACTGCGGTGACTCCAGGATGAAAAGGATTcaaatcacaaattttagtCCTCGTGATGAATCTGACGATTGCTATGATCTCCCTATGAAGGAAGGCCACGCTTTCCATATCGTCCATCGTAGTGAAGTCGATATTCAGCGTGATTGA